A genome region from Thermomonospora amylolytica includes the following:
- the argG gene encoding argininosuccinate synthase → MSKVLTSLPVGERVGIAFSGGLDTSVAVAWMREKGAVPCAYTADVGQYDEPDIASVPGRATAYGAEIARLVDCREALVEEGLAALACGAFHIRSGGRAYFNTTPLGRAVVGTLLVRAMLEDGVQIWGDGSTFKGNDIERFYRYGLLANPSLRIYKPWLDADFVAELGGRTEMSQWLLERGLPYRDSTEKAYSTDANIWGATHEAKALEHLDAGIEIVEPIMGVRFWDPAVEIPAEDVTIGFEQGRPVTVNGKEFASAVDLVLEVNAIGGRHGLGMSDQIENRIIEAKSRGIYEAPGMALLHVAYERLVNAIHNEDTLAIYHDQGRRLGRLLYEGRWLDPQALMLRESLQRWVATAVTGEVTLRLRRGEDYSVLDTSGPAFSYHPDKLSMERTEDSAFGPVDRIGQLTMRNLDIADSRAKLEQYADLGIVGTPHPALIGAAQTATTGLIGEMPEGGAEAIASRGEAPGENDQLLDHAAMESGTD, encoded by the coding sequence ATGTCCAAGGTGCTCACCTCCCTGCCTGTCGGCGAACGTGTCGGGATCGCCTTCTCCGGCGGCCTCGACACGTCGGTAGCGGTCGCGTGGATGCGGGAGAAGGGCGCGGTGCCGTGCGCCTACACCGCCGACGTCGGCCAGTACGACGAGCCCGACATCGCCTCCGTGCCCGGCCGCGCCACGGCGTACGGGGCCGAGATCGCCCGGCTGGTCGACTGCCGGGAGGCCCTGGTGGAGGAGGGGCTGGCGGCCCTGGCCTGCGGGGCGTTCCACATCCGCTCCGGCGGCCGCGCCTACTTCAACACCACCCCGCTCGGGCGGGCCGTCGTGGGCACCCTGCTGGTGCGCGCGATGCTCGAGGACGGCGTGCAGATCTGGGGGGACGGCTCCACCTTCAAGGGCAACGACATCGAGCGGTTCTACCGCTACGGTCTGCTGGCCAATCCCTCCCTGCGGATCTACAAGCCGTGGCTGGACGCCGACTTCGTCGCCGAGCTGGGCGGCCGCACGGAGATGTCGCAGTGGCTGCTGGAGCGCGGCCTGCCGTACCGGGACAGCACGGAGAAGGCGTACTCCACCGACGCCAACATCTGGGGCGCGACCCACGAGGCCAAGGCGCTGGAGCACCTGGACGCGGGCATCGAGATCGTCGAGCCGATCATGGGCGTGCGGTTCTGGGATCCCGCCGTGGAGATCCCCGCCGAGGACGTCACGATCGGGTTCGAGCAGGGCCGGCCGGTGACCGTCAACGGCAAGGAGTTCGCCTCCGCCGTCGACCTGGTGCTGGAGGTCAACGCCATCGGCGGCCGGCACGGCCTGGGCATGTCCGACCAGATCGAGAACCGCATCATCGAGGCCAAGAGCCGGGGGATCTACGAGGCCCCGGGGATGGCGCTGCTGCACGTGGCCTACGAGCGGCTGGTCAACGCCATCCACAACGAGGACACCCTGGCCATCTACCACGACCAGGGCCGGCGGCTGGGCCGGCTGCTGTACGAGGGCCGCTGGCTGGACCCGCAGGCGCTGATGCTGCGCGAGTCGCTGCAGCGCTGGGTCGCCACGGCGGTCACCGGCGAGGTGACCCTGCGGCTGCGGCGCGGCGAGGACTACTCCGTCCTGGACACCTCCGGCCCGGCGTTCAGCTACCACCCGGACAAGCTGTCCATGGAGCGGACCGAGGACTCGGCGTTCGGGCCGGTCGACCGCATCGGCCAGCTGACCATGCGCAACCTCGACATCGCCGACTCCCGCGCCAAGCTCGAGCAGTACGCCGATCTCGGCATCGTCGGCACCCCGCACCCGGCGCTGATCGGCGCCGCGCAGACGGCCACGACCGGGCTGATCGGCGAGATGCCCGAGGGCGGGGCCGAGGCGATCGCCTCCCGCGGCGAGGCCCCCGGTGAGAACGACCAGCTGCTCGACCACGCCGCGATGGAGTCCGGCACCGACTGA
- a CDS encoding MFS transporter gives MLHAGPAQVSMLAAVGPAVGAALAAPLGPWVEFHRKRPVMIAMDLVRFAALMSVPAAFALGRLGLVQLMVVAVVVAAADIAFNAAAGACLKALVPPRDLVVANGRLESTTWTATMLGPPLGGAAIGVFGPVATVVADAVSYLLSALGIRAIGGGEPRPARSGAPRPRPGDLLEGWRHILTHPALRPLFFNTTLVSGLIMAASPPLAVLMLGPLGFAPWQYGLAFALPCAGGLIGARLAGRLVARFGRHRVLLTAGTLRACWPVALAFVHPGTTGLVLVIVVEFGLITCMGVFNPVFAAHRLDRTPADRVARTLSAWSVTGRLTIAAMTALWGLLAAVTGPRTAIAIAGLLIMATPLLLPRHDHGAQES, from the coding sequence GTGCTGCACGCCGGACCGGCGCAGGTGTCGATGCTGGCGGCCGTGGGGCCCGCGGTGGGGGCGGCGCTGGCGGCGCCGCTCGGCCCGTGGGTGGAGTTCCACCGCAAGCGGCCGGTGATGATCGCGATGGACCTGGTCCGGTTCGCGGCCCTGATGAGCGTTCCCGCCGCGTTCGCGCTCGGCCGGCTCGGTCTGGTCCAGCTCATGGTCGTGGCGGTCGTCGTCGCCGCGGCGGACATCGCCTTCAACGCCGCGGCGGGCGCATGTCTGAAGGCGCTCGTCCCGCCGCGGGACCTGGTGGTCGCGAACGGGCGGCTGGAGTCCACGACCTGGACCGCCACCATGCTCGGACCGCCGCTCGGCGGTGCCGCGATCGGGGTGTTCGGCCCGGTGGCGACCGTGGTGGCCGACGCGGTCAGCTATCTGCTCTCCGCGCTGGGGATCCGGGCGATCGGCGGCGGGGAGCCGCGCCCGGCGCGCTCCGGCGCACCACGGCCGCGCCCCGGCGACCTGCTCGAAGGGTGGCGGCACATCCTGACCCACCCGGCGCTGCGCCCGCTGTTCTTCAACACGACCCTGGTCAGCGGCCTGATCATGGCGGCCTCGCCGCCGCTGGCCGTCCTCATGCTCGGCCCTCTCGGGTTCGCCCCCTGGCAGTACGGCCTGGCGTTCGCGCTGCCCTGCGCCGGCGGCCTGATCGGCGCGCGGCTGGCCGGTCGGCTCGTCGCCCGGTTCGGGCGGCACAGGGTCCTGCTCACCGCCGGGACGCTGCGCGCCTGCTGGCCCGTCGCGCTGGCCTTCGTCCACCCCGGCACCACCGGGCTCGTGCTCGTCATCGTCGTCGAGTTCGGGCTGATCACCTGCATGGGAGTGTTCAACCCGGTGTTCGCCGCCCACCGGCTCGACCGGACCCCGGCGGACCGGGTCGCCCGCACCCTGTCCGCGTGGTCGGTCACCGGCAGGCTCACCATCGCGGCCATGACCGCCCTGTGGGGGCTGCTGGCCGCCGTCACCGGCCCCCGCACCGCGATCGCGATCGCCGGTCTGCTCATCATGGCGACCCCGCTCCTGCTCCCCCGGCACGACCACGGAGCACAGGAGAGCTGA
- a CDS encoding LysR substrate-binding domain-containing protein, which produces MNLDAVRTFVAVRSGTIDATFRAVTVPPRRLPDGIEAARVFDEPLQLLTGPAHEFATARAVTPAQLAGHRIWMPGIVAGTEWAAYYDDLAAAFGLTIEVTGPDFGTEPLLDTIADSPALATFVGERIRLLWPAGHELRRIPVHGPTPVYPHSLIWRGDNPHPALAALRGHLGSAHPAHPGTWTPEWAQRPTP; this is translated from the coding sequence GTGAACCTCGATGCCGTGCGCACCTTCGTCGCCGTCCGCTCCGGCACGATCGACGCGACCTTCCGCGCCGTCACCGTGCCCCCGCGGCGCCTCCCCGACGGCATCGAGGCGGCCCGGGTCTTCGACGAGCCCCTCCAGCTCCTCACCGGCCCGGCACACGAGTTCGCCACCGCCCGCGCGGTCACCCCCGCGCAACTCGCCGGGCACCGGATCTGGATGCCCGGCATCGTCGCCGGCACCGAGTGGGCCGCCTACTACGACGACCTCGCCGCCGCGTTCGGGCTCACCATCGAGGTGACCGGCCCCGACTTCGGCACCGAGCCGCTCCTCGACACGATCGCCGATTCCCCGGCGCTGGCGACCTTCGTCGGCGAACGGATCCGCCTGCTCTGGCCCGCCGGCCACGAGTTGCGGCGCATCCCCGTCCACGGCCCGACACCGGTCTACCCGCACTCGCTGATCTGGCGCGGCGACAACCCCCACCCCGCGCTCGCCGCCCTCCGCGGCCACCTCGGCTCCGCGCACCCCGCCCACCCCGGCACCTGGACCCCCGAATGGGCACAACGCCCGACACCATGA
- a CDS encoding YqjF family protein: protein MCAASSLPEPITADPPGGVSHPLLTQSWLDLAFIHWTVDPEDVKPLLPAGAVPDTLDGVTYVGLVAFRMHRVGWFRLPGLPYLGTFPETNVRLYSVDEHGRRGVVFRSLDASRLVPVLIARTGFRLPYLWSRMTIRTDGDVVSYTSSRRWPGPRGAHSRIAVRTGERIERPTELEHFLTARWGMHSTFFGRLRYLPNVHPRWPLHRATLLHCDQTLTAAAGLTGELGDPVSVLYSPGVPVRFSRPTRPAGLSTP from the coding sequence ATGTGCGCCGCTTCGTCCCTTCCGGAGCCCATCACGGCCGATCCGCCTGGGGGCGTCTCCCATCCCCTGCTCACCCAGTCCTGGCTGGATCTGGCCTTCATCCACTGGACCGTGGACCCCGAGGACGTGAAGCCGTTGCTGCCGGCGGGAGCCGTTCCCGACACCCTCGACGGGGTCACCTATGTGGGGCTCGTCGCGTTCCGGATGCACCGGGTGGGATGGTTCCGCCTCCCCGGCCTGCCCTACCTGGGCACCTTCCCCGAGACCAACGTCCGGCTCTACTCGGTCGACGAGCACGGGCGACGCGGCGTGGTCTTCCGCTCGCTGGACGCCTCCCGGCTAGTCCCCGTGCTCATCGCGCGCACGGGTTTCCGGCTCCCCTACCTGTGGTCCCGCATGACGATCCGCACGGACGGCGACGTCGTCAGCTACACCAGTTCACGGCGATGGCCCGGCCCCCGCGGCGCCCACAGCCGGATCGCCGTCCGGACGGGCGAACGGATCGAGCGGCCCACCGAGCTGGAGCACTTCCTGACCGCCCGCTGGGGCATGCACAGCACCTTCTTCGGCCGCCTGAGGTACCTGCCCAACGTCCATCCGCGCTGGCCCCTGCACCGCGCAACGCTGCTGCACTGCGACCAGACCCTCACCGCCGCGGCGGGCCTGACCGGAGAACTCGGCGATCCGGTGAGCGTGCTGTACTCCCCCGGCGTCCCGGTCCGCTTCAGCCGCCCCACCCGCCCGGCGGGCCTCTCCACACCCTGA